A single window of Tetrapisispora phaffii CBS 4417 chromosome 16, complete genome DNA harbors:
- the NUS1 gene encoding ditrans,polycis-polyprenyl diphosphate synthase (similar to Saccharomyces cerevisiae NUS1 (YDL193W); ancestral locus Anc_7.308), with protein sequence MSKIVDKVLDQHHREEERKVYSSREGPPESNVMKRKKKYDSKLEVVKAITDIMLSGDVVGDSEHAKEETSKQRLLSSYFAFLFYKVVLLNMYLMFGLFRYFQYQYNKMKLRILSLIYNPTSTPQLIRQDVLKLNKIPKRIAAILEMKSVGDIGGGLEGLLNDASEVICWTVSAGIKHLMLYDFDGVLKDNVDNLILEINEHMKLYYGPANVPNYSVHIPHLNKTYYSSEEIKNDEDAKKSIVISVSLLSNRDGRETIVDLTRTMSELCASKEMKLSDITMKLIDTELTHLVGHEPDLLLYFGPSLDLQGFPPWHIRLTEFYWETDNDQVSYLVFIRGLQKYSNCKINVGK encoded by the coding sequence ATGAGCAAGATTGTTGATAAAGTCCTAGATCAGCACCATAGAGAAGAGGAGAGGAAGGTTTACAGTAGTAGGGAAGGTCCTCCAGAGTCGAATGTGATGAAGCGTAAGAAGAAGTACGACTCAAAGTTGGAAGTTGTGAAAGCCATCACAGACATTATGCTAAGTGGTGATGTTGTTGGGGACTCCGAGCATGCCAAAGAAGAGACTTCTAAACAGCGACTACTGTCCAGTTATTTTGCATTTTTGTTCTACAAAGTTGTCTTGTTGAATATGTACTTGATGTTCGGTCTATTCAGGTACTTCCAATACCAGTACAACAAGATGAAATTGAGGATCTTGAGTTTAATTTACAATCCAACTAGCACCCCTCAATTGATCAGACAGGACGTTTTGAAACTGAATAAAATACCGAAGAGAATAGCTGCCATCTTGGAGATGAAATCCGTTGGCGATATAGGAGGTGGACTCGAGGGTCTATTGAACGATGCTAGTGAAGTCATTTGCTGGACAGTCTCTGCAGGTATTAAGCATTTGATGCTATACGATTTCGATGGTGTGTTGAAGGATAATGTTGACAATTTGATACTTGAGATCAATGAACACATGAAGTTATACTACGGTCCCGCAAATGTCCCCAACTATTCCGTGCACATCCcacatttaaataaaacatattACAGTAGTGAAGAGATAAAGAACGACGAAGATGCAAAGAAATCAATTGTGATTAGCGTTTCATTGTTGTCCAATAGAGACGGTAGGGAGACGATTGTCGACCTAACTAGAACCATGAGCGAGTTGTGTGCTTCgaaagaaatgaaattgaGCGACATCACAATGAAACTAATAGACACCGAATTGACTCATCTGGTGGGCCACGAGCCAGACCTGTTATTGTACTTCGGTCCTAGTTTGGACCTACAAGGTTTCCCACCTTGGCATATCAGACTAACTGAATTTTATTGGGAAACCGACAATGACCAAGTCTCGTATCTAGTGTTCATCAGA
- the RHO2 gene encoding Rho family GTPase RHO2 (similar to Saccharomyces cerevisiae RHO2 (YNL090W); ancestral locus Anc_2.200), with translation MAEQVKRKLVIIGDGACGKTSLLYKFTLGKFPEQYHPTVFENYVTDCFVDGIKVSLTLWDTAGQEEYERLRPFSYSKADIILIGFAVDDVESLHNARTKWTEEVLRYCPDTKIILVGLKSDLRKTAQDYEEGFVKREDAEQVARQIGAKKYLECSALTGQGVDTVFELATRTSLLVHKEPGIQCCTII, from the coding sequence ATGGCAGAACAAGTTAAGAGGAAATTAGTGATAATCGGAGATGGTGCATGTGGGAAAACATCATTGCTGTATAAATTTACATTAGGAAAATTTCCGGAACAGTACCATCCAACAGTATTTGAGAATTATGTAACAGATTGTTTTGTTGATGGTATCAAAGTGTCGTTGACATTATGGGATACTGCAGGTCAGGAAGAATACGAGAGGTTGAGACCATTTTCTTATTCGAAGGCGGacattattttaattggtTTTGCAGTCGATGACGTAGAGTCATTACATAATGCTAGAACTAAATGGACTGAAGAAGTTCTTCGATACTGTCCTGACACAAAGATTATACTAGTAGGATTGAAATCAGATCTTAGAAAGACGGCCCAAGACTACGAAGAAGGTTTTGTGAAACGAGAAGATGCAGAGCAAGTTGCAAGACAAATCGGTGCCAAAAAATACTTAGAATGTAGTGCTTTAACAGGCCAAGGTGTCGACACGGTTTTCGAATTGGCCACTAGAACCAGTTTACTCGTGCATAAAGAACCAGGTATTCAGTGTTGCaccattatttaa
- the NST1 gene encoding Nst1p (similar to Saccharomyces cerevisiae NST1 (YNL091W); ancestral locus Anc_2.199) encodes MPPSKNKKKKSKAKQIKKTNSDNHAGVSMSAELYNDEEQYPTSRIIKRAANGDIVVESLSQGATSQSDDNNNGKDDYLSLALDSHWEWLSADEKKEILRIDRDEVFEIMRKYNHNYGHNNKHSHVGNSNGMTANNANATNANCNCSICGRRHLAMDQEMERIYNTLYELQEKRYDDMNPVKFHLNIIRDLQNSNMHIPTPSSSPVQFQNESPNIEASNTVAVDTDKIPITKPTELKNNNYEYTKNGTLDQFLSTDSVNSLKEEVINFKQNKQKQLQDQLEIIQARDQKIEIEEEITTEPVYNVHPPAEVDDETKSKYLSFAKTFVSSHPSIAQEYVNRILSCPEMQELTDDLMNNSGKGFLKVIESFASINGNNDAFDTENEETTNLNVTELNNNTDDIANEIDQAKEFTTMLHNGNPLTPEEYANLQRHIAERVTSSYDTEKREFVGISQLEKELFTRFMYGGDKKQFGNLILKSFKEKYNNDEFSDQKIGDTISAAASVVCEGFEFALANEKDNEDTEEDLDYEDENLDNNGDADEDEDEDDEFQYSDYYDEDDDSDHIHRHLDDDEQFHCVHLDHIHDDNGIVTDNEFQLQQRNAANFSRYKHLDEQTSDVHEEEELIDDEEYESGIDENERLEEGRKLLQIVLTKILQGRIMKSFHEKQAEKNRMKLLEELEVEESKKKEKKEKKQKKREKEKEKKKLLQQAKEEEKRKKEEEEVRLKKEAEERELKRREAQRKQVEEAKRKKDEERKIKLEEIRRREEEQDRQRKLKEEQKRKREEERREKEEQKKQQQLQQQKLKEEKLKEQMRLEEDRKKREEESQLKKERELQLKLKNEKSRAAIQAKAIQSSYGSMLNPDIDMSSTNSLNNEIFGMVNAATTSKSISESPSHLHPLLAQNNFKTFSQSIGKNTNQINFPDEAIFDSNKFNTVPNGSFGSLNGIPTVLSKPPIEQSNAYDRWSWNSFQSPLNQQNQLKQQNNLMNLSSPQSRLGSMSLNSDPSRQNFNKDLHSITDMLSTTSLHSKSQNFNTFGGSSSLWGSQSPVTVAAQGNIQNNMISQNLQSNQSIAPVNIGNHHMSIWDSGNNNIADTSIPDSLEDNLMPPAPASTSNSSSSFAVNNNIWAQSVPSSSAQALLDPSLGYSQGEINTMTSNGVPDAQLTSNLLSNSQNSIITRNLIVNELKTLAVQNVNAEQYIPIDVLYQKVSIHGIDSQTYVNELINLGNTNVCSLLTKENGLISDVKLNKPNSNGMVSQIMPPNGYKNMTTLQRTPTSTILSSNQNPMSQTLSDTLNSQLFGIGQANKPTVLSNLWT; translated from the coding sequence ATGCCTCcttctaaaaataaaaagaagaagagtaAAGCTAAGCAAATTAAGAAGACCAATAGTGATAATCATGCTGGGGTGTCCATGAGTGCTGAGTTGTATAACGACGAAGAGCAATATCCAACTTCTAGGATTATCAAGAGAGCAGCAAATGGAGATATTGTAGTCGAGAGTTTATCCCAAGGGGCTACTAGCCAATCTGACGATAACAACAATGGTAAAGATGATTATTTGTCTTTGGCATTGGATTCACATTGGGAATGGCTATCTGCTGATGAGAAAAAAGAGATATTGAGAATTGATAGGGATGAGGTCTTTGAAATCATGAGAAAGTATAACCACAACTATGGACATAACAATAAACACAGCCATGTAGGAAACTCCAATGGCATGACTGCAAATAATGCAAATGCAACCAATGCCAATTGTAATTGTTCCATTTGTGGACGTCGTCATTTGGCTATGGACCAAGAAATGGAGAGGATATACAATACGCTATATGAGTTGCAAGAAAAACGGTATGATGATATGAATCCTGTCAAGTTTCACTTAAATATCATCAGGGACCTACAGAATTCAAATATGCATATACCAACTCCTTCTTCGTCACCAGTACAGTTTCAAAATGAAAGTCCAAATATCGAGGCTTCTAATACTGTAGCGGTGGATACTGATAAGATTCCGATAACTAAACCTACTGaactaaaaaataataactatgaatatacaaaaaatgGTACACTGGACCAATTTTTATCAACTGACTCTGTCAATTCgttaaaagaagaagttataaatttcaaacaaaataaacaGAAACAATTACAAGATCAACTAGAAATAATACAGGCCCGTGACCAAAAAATAGAgatagaagaagaaataacaaCAGAACCTGTTTACAATGTACATCCTCCAGCTGAAGTGGATGATgaaacaaaatcaaaatacTTATCATTTGCGAAGACTTTTGTATCTTCACATCCATCTATAGCGCAAGAGTATGTTAATAGAATTCTCAGCTGTCCAGAAATGCAAGAATTAACCGAtgatttaatgaataatagCGGCAAAGGGTTTCTTAAAGTGATCGAATCATTTGCCTCCATAAATGGAAACAATGATGCTTTCGATACTGAAAATGAGGAAACTACGAATTTAAATGTTACggaattaaataataatacgGATGACATTGCAAATGAAATTGACCAAGCAAAAGAATTCACTACAATGCTTCATAATGGTAATCCTTTAACTCCTGAAGAATATGCCAATTTACAAAGACATATCGCCGAAAGGGTAACATCTTCATATGATACCGAGAAACGTGAATTTGTAGGAATATCACAGTTAGAAAAGGAATTGTTTACAAGGTTTATGTATGGAGGAGATAAGAAACAGTTTGGAAATTTGATActaaaatcatttaaagaGAAGTATAACAATGATGAATTTTCGGACCAGAAAATTGGTGACACAATCAGTGCAGCTGCATCTGTTGTCTGTGAAGGATTCGAGTTTGCTCTTGCGAATGAAAAAGACAACGAAGATACTGAAGAAGACTTAGATTACGAAGATGAGAATCTAGACAACAATGGTGATGCAGATGAGGATGaggatgaagatgatgaattcCAATATTCTGATTATTACGATGAAGATGACGACAGTGATCATATACATCGCCACTTGGATGATGATGAACAATTTCATTGCGTTCATTTGGATCATATTCACGATGACAATGGCATCGTTACTGATAATGAATTCCAGTTGCAACAGAGAAACGCGGCTAATTTTAGTAGATATAAGCATTTAGATGAACAGACCAGTGATGTTCATGAGGAGgaagaattaattgatgatgaagagTATGAGAGTGGTATCGATGAAAATGAGAGATTAGAGGAGGGTCGcaaattattacaaattgTATTAACTAAGATTTTACAAGGTCGTATAATGAAATCATTCCATGAGAAACAAGCGGAAAAGAACAGgatgaaattattagagGAGTTAGAAGTTGAAgaatcaaaaaagaaagagaagaaagagaaaaagcAAAAGAAGAGAGAAAAGGAGAAggagaagaaaaaattattacaacaagccaaagaagaagagaagaggaagaaagaagaggaagaagttagattgaaaaaagaagCAGAAGAACGTGAGTTGAAGAGACGTGAAGCTCAAAGGAAGCAAGTTGAAGAGGCTAAAAGAAAGAAGGATGAggaaagaaaaatcaaattgGAAGAGATTCGTCGtagagaagaagaacaagatCGTCAAAGAAAGTtgaaagaagaacaaaaacGTAAgagagaagaagaaagaagagaGAAGGAGGAACAAAAGAAGCAACAACAACTTCAACAACAGAAGTTAAAAGAGGAAAAACTGAAAGAACAGATGCGTTTAGAAGAAGACAGAAAGAAGagagaagaagaatcaCAACTTAAAAAGGAAAGAGAACtgcaattaaaattaaagaatgaAAAGTCAAGAGCTGCTATTCAGGCAAAAGCTATTCAATCGTCATATGGATCCATGTTAAATCCTGATATAGATATGTCAAGTACTAACAGCCTTaacaatgaaatttttgGCATGGTCAATGCTGCAACAACTTCTAAATCTATTTCGGAGTCACCATCTCATCTACATCCATTATTAGCTCAGAATAATTTCAAGACTTTTTCTCAATCAATTGGTAAAAATacaaatcaaattaatttcCCTGATGAAGCCATATTTGActcaaataaattcaatacaGTTCCTAATGGTTCTTTTGGCTCTCTGAACGGCATTCCTACTGTGTTATCTAAACCCCCAATTGAGCAGTCAAATGCTTATGATAGATGGTCGTGGAATTCTTTTCAAAGTCCTTTAAATCAACAAAACCAGTtgaaacaacaaaataatttaatgaatctaTCATCTCCTCAATCTCGCTTGGGATCCATGTCTTTAAATAGTGACCCATCAAgacaaaattttaataaagatTTGCATTCTATAACTGACATGTTGTCAACTACTTCTCTGCATTCTAAAAGTCAGAATTTTAATACTTTTGGTGGCTCAAGCTCACTATGGGGTTCACAAAGCCCTGTTACTGTAGCAGCACAGggaaatattcaaaataacaTGATTTCACAAAATTTGCAGAGTAACCAATCGATTGCTCCAGTGAATATAGGCAACCATCACATGTCTATTTGGGACTCTGGTAATAACAATATAGCGGATACAAGCATTCCGGACAGTTTGgaagataatttaatgCCACCAGCTCCTGCTTCAACTTCTAATTCATCGTCAAGCTTCGCtgtcaataataatatatggGCGCAATCTGTCCCTTCTTCATCAGCGCAAGCATTATTAGATCCATCGTTGGGATATTCTCAAGGtgaaataaatacaatgaCCTCTAATGGTGTTCCAGACGCTCAATTAACTAGCAATCTTCTATCGAATTCACAAAACAGCATTATTACAAGGAATCTAATagtaaatgaattaaaaacCTTAGCTGTTCAAAACGTTAATGCAGAACAATACATCCCAATAGATGTTTTATACCAAAAAGTATCAATCCATGGCATTGACTCGCAGACTTATGTCAATgagttaataaatttagGAAACACTAATGTTTGCTCACTGCTAACCAAAGAAAATGGCTTAATTTCAGATGTTAAACTAAATAAGCCAAATTCAAATGGCATGGTGTCTCAAATAATGCCACCAAATGGTTATAAAAACATGACAACCCTTCAAAGAACTCCAACATCTACAATACTATCATCTAATCAAAACCCTATGAGCCAAACCTTAAGTGATACACTTAACTCACAACTGTTTGGAATCGGACAAGCTAACAAACCAACCGTTTTAAGTAATTTATGGacataa
- the TPHA0P00940 gene encoding S-adenosylmethionine-dependent methyltransferase (similar to Saccharomyces cerevisiae YNL092W; ancestral locus Anc_2.197): MELNNEISNEQEELKAFRKTLLSFWQYEEFAIREHYQPRYDKWMSLSDHQKALLPNDYLYNLDQIKSKIHSNAEFYKDAVLSTAETLGFDLNYLNDWEMPSTSDMNKTCSILVQVYREFSAACQEERNILLSRIQALLNDIGQTDDKLTILVPGVGIGRLIVDLCILAGSTATVISNEYSLHMLTLSMFLLNGNLDVNQYTIYPFIHSFSHWDMKSNQLKGYSIPDIDISSQNQSRGGLNMEMRMGSFADCFGPNVGIQESSQYTVTPDMRLKRAEVESSIDIVITNFFIDTGFNILDYMETITHALKPGGHWVNFGPLLYHFENDANQETVYETNPYTNNREIAKPNTPLKGLELATMEILDIATTKLNYKIKLLEQGIPSGYGKSESLIHIPGYLCNYWVIQLQE; this comes from the coding sequence ATGGAGTTGAACAATGAGATCAGCAATGAACAAGAAGAACTCAAGGCATTTCGTAAGACTCTACTATCGTTTTGGCAATACGAAGAGTTTGCAATAAGAGAACATTATCAACCAAGGTACGACAAATGGATGAGTTTATCTGATCACCAGAAAGCGTTGCTGCCAAACGATTATCTTTACAATCTAGACCAAATCAAGTCAAAAATACATAGTAATGCTGAATTTTATAAAGATGCGGTGCTATCTACTGCAGAGACACTTGGGTTTGATCTCAACTATCTCAATGATTGGGAGATGCCATCTACTTCTGATATGAATAAGACGTGTTCAATTTTAGTACAAGTATACCGAGAGTTCTCAGCAGCTTGTCAAGAGGAAAGAAACATCCTTTTATCAAGAATCCAAGCGTTGCTTAACGATATAGGTCAAACGGACGATAAACTCACAATACTAGTTCCAGGTGTTGGTATCGGAAGATTAATAGTAGATCTATGTATTCTGGCCGGCAGCACTGCAACAGTGATCAGCAATGAATATTCACTGCACATGCTAACATTGTCAATGTTCTTATTGAATGGAAATCTAGATGTAAACCAATATACGATATATCCATTTATACACAGTTTTTCTCATTGGGATATGAAAAGTAACCAATTAAAAGGATACTCAATACCAGACATTGATATAAGTTCACAGAACCAAAGCAGAGGAGGATTGAATATGGAGATGAGAATGGGATCATTTGCAGACTGTTTTGGTCCAAACGTGGGGATACAAGAGTCGTCGCAATACACCGTGACTCCAGATATGAGATTGAAAAGAGCCGAAGTCGAAAGTTCGATTGACATTGTCATCACTAACTTCTTCATTGACACAGGGTTCAATATCTTAGATTACATGGAGACAATCACGCATGCACTGAAACCAGGTGGACACTGGGTTAATTTTGGACCATTGCTATACCATTTTGAAAACGATGCAAACCAAGAGACAGTATATGAGACCAATCCATACACGAATAACCGAGAGATCGCAAAACCTAACACACCATTGAAAGGTCTAGAACTCGCAACTATGGAAATACTCGACATAGCAACGACAAAGCTAAATTACAAGATAAAATTACTCGAGCAAGGCATACCCAGTGGCTATGGCAAATCAGAGTCCCTAATCCACATACCAGGATACCTTTGTAACTACTGGGTCATACAATTGCAGGAATAG
- the YPT53 gene encoding Rab family GTPase YPT53 (similar to Saccharomyces cerevisiae YPT53 (YNL093W) and VPS21 (YOR089C); ancestral locus Anc_2.196), with translation MNSNVASVKLVLLGEAAVGKSSIVVRFVSNDFSENKEPTIGAAFLTQRVNIDDHTIKFEIWDTAGQERFASLAPMYYRNAQAALIVYDVTKPQSFIKARHWVKELHEQASGDIVIALAGNKVDLIEENGENERKVATEEGQKLADEENLLFFETSAKTGYNVNEIFLAVGDKIPLKRPNDNANENGSGNNQNSSRVQLTDANANAANAGNCSC, from the coding sequence ATGAATTCAAACGTTGCCTCTGTTAAATTAGTGCTATTAGGTGAGGCTGCAGTTGGGAAATCGAGTATTGTTGTGAGGTTTGTGTCGAACGATTTTTCTGAGAACAAAGAGCCAACTATTGGCGCTGCATTTTTAACACAAAGAGTCAACATCGATGACCATActatcaaatttgaaatatggGATACTGCTGGTCAAGAGAGATTTGCTTCTTTAGCTCCTATGTACTATAGAAATGCACAAGCTGCGTTGATTGTTTACGATGTTACTAAACCGCAATCCTTTATTAAAGCCCGCCATTGGGTGAAAGAATTACATGAACAAGCAAGTGGAGATATAGTAATAGCATTGGCAGGCAATAAAGTTGATTTGATAGAAGAGAATGGGGAAAACGAACGTAAAGTTGCCACCGAAGAAGGTCAAAAGCTAGCAGATGAAGAGAATTTGTTGTTCTTTGAGACTAGTGCTAAGACAGGGTATAACGtcaatgaaatatttttggcAGTTGGTGATAAGATTCCTTTGAAGAGACCAAACGATAATGCTAATGAAAACGGTTCTGGCAATAACCAAAACAGTTCCAGAGTTCAATTGACAGATGCTAATGCTAACGCTGCTAATGCCGGAAATTGTAGTTGTTAA
- the PTC5 gene encoding type 2C protein phosphatase PTC5 (similar to Saccharomyces cerevisiae PTC5 (YOR090C); ancestral locus Anc_2.195), producing MHNMPSIVQVSLKKTLSRCLSKKNYNKLLYRTYFTHFSKSKNQNGYGRENTDPRLPNRINTNIAILTSGSLLLAYHYFSTNNVLALDSIKGLRQYSSGMNDNENSSTENNKNSVMLLTDEEVNKKLHDLEESLFVNQGKGIVRYDISQLPSNNPIEDNHIEQILTVPRYDIVEGNVSNLEASVDAAQSNLYFFGIFDGHSGPFTSAKLTKDLVRYVATQLNELFSVTENTDTEQYSAQFDDAIEKGFLQLDSDIVYESLKRLLDKPTKENMISSLPAISGSCALLSVYDSKNSIMKVAVTGDSRALICEQLPSGEYTVKALSTDQTGDNLAEVERIKNEHPDEPHCIKNGRVLGSLQPSRAFGDYRYKVKDIDGKSLNELPDHVKLYFRKEPRNFLTPPYVTARPEITTTKIDLQKAKFMVMGSDGLFELLTNEEIAGLVIRWMERQPVANDITKKSKLLNKKINFKLPLVNDLSTDKDAQRPAFRYKNGNNTKGKNTPEYILEDLNVSTHLIRNALSAGGSKEYVSTLVSIPSPISRKYRDDLTVTVVFFGNSEDSTVNTSQIKNDGQIVTNIDATTPPKPRL from the coding sequence ATGCACAATATGCCATCTATTGTCCAAGTTTCTCTGAAGAAAACATTAAGCAGATGTCTCTCCAAGAAGAACTATAACAAGTTGTTATATCGAACCTATTTCACTCATTTCAGCAAAAGTAAGAATCAAAATGGTTATGGGAGAGAGAATACAGATCCTCGTCTTCCAAACCGTATTAATACAAACATCGCTATACTTACAAGTGGTTCATTGCTACTTGCATACCATTACTTCTCTACAAATAACGTTCTTGCATTGGATAGCATTAAAGGATTAAGGCAGTATTCTTCAGGAATGAACGATAATGAAAACTCATCTACTGAGAACAATAAGAATTCTGTTATGCTGTTGACAGATGAAGAGGTTAACAAGAAGTTACACGATTTAGAAGAAAGCTTGTTCGTGAACCAAGGAAAAGGTATTGTACGTTACGATATTTCTCAATTACCTTCTAATAACCCAATCGAGGACAACCATATTGAACAAATCCTTACTGTACCTAGATATGACATTGTTGAAGGAAATGTATCAAATTTAGAAGCTTCTGTGGATGCTGCTCAGTCTAATTTATACTTCTTTGGTATATTTGACGGTCACAGTGGGCCTTTCACTTCTGCAAAGCTTACAAAAGATTTGGTAAGGTATGTTGCCACTCAGTTGAATGAACTCTTTTCTGTAACTGAAAATACCGACACAGAACAATACTCTGCACAATTTGATGATGCGATTGAAAAAGGGTTTCTGCAGTTGGATAGCGATATTGTTTACGAATCATTAAAAAGATTACTTGACAAACCAACAAAGGAGAATATGATATCGTCACTACCGGCCATCAGTGGCTCTTGTGCGTTGTTATCGGTTTATGATTCTAAGAACTCTATTATGAAAGTTGCAGTGACTGGTGACTCCAGAGCATTAATATGTGAGCAATTGCCATCCGGAGAATATACAGTAAAAGCATTATCTACCGACCAAACAGGTGATAACTTGGCTGAAGTGGAAAGAATCAAGAATGAGCATCCAGACGAACCCCATTGTATCAAAAACGGTAGAGTACTAGGATCATTGCAACCTTCGAGGGCATTTGGAGACTACCGTTATAAAGTGAAAGATATTGACGGAAAATCTTTGAACGAATTACCTGATCATGTTAAACTTTATTTTAGAAAAGAGCCAAGGAACTTCTTAACTCCTCCATATGTTACTGCAAGGCCAGAAATCACCACAACCAAAATCGACTTGCAAAAAGCGAAATTCATGGTTATGGGATCTGATggtttatttgaattattaacaaatgaagaaattgcaGGATTAGTCATTAGATGGATGGAAAGGCAACCAGTTGCCAATGATATAACCAAGAAATCGAAACTActcaataaaaaaattaatttcaaattacCATTAGTGAATGACTTATCTACCGATAAAGATGCACAAAGGCCTGCATTCAGATACAAGAATGGAAACAATACGAAGGGTAAGAATACTCCTGAGTACATATTGGAAGATTTGAATGTATCGACTCACTTGATCAGAAACGCATTGAGCGCAGGAGGGTCCAAAGAGTATGTCTCCACATTAGTTAGCATCCCATCACCAATCTCAAGAAAGTATAGAGACGATTTAACAGTCACAGTCGTATTTTTTGGCAACTCTGAGGACTCAACTGTCAATACCTCCCAGATAAAAAACGATGGACAGATAGTCACTAACATCGATGCCACAACACCACCAAAACCAAGATTATAA